A window from Rhea pennata isolate bPtePen1 chromosome 1, bPtePen1.pri, whole genome shotgun sequence encodes these proteins:
- the SLC35E3 gene encoding solute carrier family 35 member E3: MGWAAARGRLAAGLLVNLAASICIVFLNKWLYVRLGFPNLSLTLVHFAVTWLGLYLCQALGAFAPKSLRPRQVLPLALSFCGFVVFTNLSLQSNTIGTYQLAKAMTTPVIVLIQSLAYGKSFPLRIKLTLLPITLGVFLNSYYDVKFSLVGMVFAALGVLVTSLYQVWVGAKQHELQVNSMQLLYYQAPMSSAMLFCIIPFFEPVFGEGGIFGPWTLSAVIMVLLSGIVAFMVNLSIYWIIGNTSPVTYNMFGHFKFCITLLGGCLLFKDPLSVNQGLGILCTLLGILAYTHFKLSEQEGSKSKLVQRP; encoded by the exons aTGGgctgggcggcggcgcggggccggctgGCGGCGGGGCTGCTGGTGAACCTGGCCGCCTCCATCTGCATCGTCTTCCTGAACAAGTGGCTGTACGTGCGGCTGGGCTTCCCCAACCTCAGCCTCACCCTGGTGCACTTCGCCGTCACCTGGCTCGGCCTCTACCTGTGCCAGGCGCTCGGCGCCTTCGCCCCCAAGAGCCTGCGGCCGCGCCAGGTGCTGCCGCTGGCGCTCAGCTTCTGCGGCTTCGTGGTCTTCACCAACCTCTCCCTGCAGAGCAATACCATCGGCACCTACCAGCTGGCCAAGGCCATGACCACGCCGGTCATCGTGCTCATCCAGAGCCTGGCCTACGGCAAGAGCTTCCCGCTCCGCATCAAGCTCACCCTG CTCCCCATCACCCTGGGCGTCTTCCTCAACTCGTACTACGACGTGAAGTTCAGCTTGGTGGGGATGGTGTTCGCCGCCCTGGGCGTGCTCGTCACGTCGCTGTACCAAGTG TGGGTAGGAGCAAAGCAGCATGAGTTGCAGGTAAACTCTATGCAGTTGCTGTACTATCAGGCACCAATGTCCTCTGCTATGTTGTTCTGCATTATACCCTTCTTTGAGCCAGTCTTTGGAGAAGGGGGCATATTTGGGCCCTGGACACTTTCTGCTGTG ATAATGGTACTGCTGTCTGGTATAGTAGCGTTTATGGTAAACTTGTCCATTTACTGGATCATTGGAAATACATCACCTGTCAC ATATAACATGTTTGGACATTTCAAGTTCTGCATCACCCTCCTGGGAGGGTGCCTCTTATTTAAGGATCCATTGTCTGTAAATCAAGGCCTTGGGATTCTGTGCACATTGCTAGGTATTTTAGCTTATACCCACTTCAAGCTTAGTGAACAGGAAGGCAGTAAGAGTAAATTGGTTCAGCGTCCATAA